In one Halichondria panicea chromosome 4, odHalPani1.1, whole genome shotgun sequence genomic region, the following are encoded:
- the LOC135334748 gene encoding uncharacterized protein LOC135334748: MTRTCQVNGIWSSSEPTCEFIVLSIGGTAYTNNTALSFSLIEEGSSALTCHTELSTCCREQDNLNGGALGGWRGPDGNSIPKASNACSSEGLYVTRGISTISLNLRGTEILAGGVYCCTIPRAGGITQTFCVNVQFPIPATEPASTYIDGRSVDQSGQLEFSTVTTESEISFWLSAQLSPISYQLSVIRLASPTEPPDTDHTGEIISFSDVGSGVATNPPAWYCYTNPGGAAWKLPNGDSLPVVGDRAAVGNELFINVLMENTAV; this comes from the exons ATGACTAGAACTTGTCAAGTTAATGGAATATGGAGCTCCAGTGAACCTACCTGTGAAT TCATTGTCTTGTCCATTGGAGGCACTGCATACACTAACAACACAGCTCTGTCCTTCTCCCTCATTGAAGAGGGCTCCTCTGCCctcacctgtcacactgaGCTATCCACCTGCTGCAGGGAACAAGACAACCTCAATGGAGGGGCTCTCGGAGGGTGGAGAGGACCAGATGGGAACAGTATTCCCAAAGCAAGCAATGCTTGTTCTTCAGAAGGATTATATGTCACTAGAGGCATCAGCACTATCAGCCTGAATCTTCGTGGCACTGAAATACTGGCAGGAGGTGTCTACTGCTGCACTATTCCCAGAGCTGGTGGTATCACTCAAACATTCTGTGTGAACGTGCAGT TTCCTATACCAGCAACTGAGCCAGCCAGTACATACATTGATGGACgatcagtggaccaaagtggccAACTTGAATTTAGCACTGTGACCACAGAATCTGAAATTAGCTTTTGGCTATCAGCTCAGCTTTCACCTATCAGCTATCAGCTTTCAGTCA TTCGATTGGCGTCACCCACTGAGCCTCCTGATACTGACCACACTGGAGAGATTATCTCATTCTCTGATGTTGGATCAGGAGTTGCTACTAACCCACCAGCCTGGTATTGCTACACCAACCCTGGTGGTGCAGCGTGGAAGCTCCCTAATGGGGATTCATTGCCCGTAGTTGGCGACAGGGCTGCAGTTGGGAATGAACTATTCATCAATG tcctgatggagaacactgctgtgtGA